The sequence TGCCTTAATGGGAACCTACAGGGATGGTGTTCACGTGCACCTGCTACCCTTGTCCTTCTCTGacctggtatgcaaacaccaatgcccaagaatggaaaaacctacaaaaggcagtggatgctACCTGGCCCGTCACAGgaacagccctccccaccattgagcacatctgcaaagagcactgccacaagaaagcagcatccatcatcaaggccccacatcatccaggtcatgctttcttcttgctgcctctgttgggaaggagatacaggagccttaggtcacagaccaccaagttcaggaacaattatttccTTTCTAACATCaatctcctgaaccagtgtggataacttcacttacctgaaCACAGAAGAGAGTTCACAACtcatggactcagtttcaaggactctataactcagtaTTATGTATTTAACAaaataacacgcacaaaatgctggaggaactcaacaggtcaggcagcatcgatgaaaatgaataaacagtcaacattttgggccaagacctttcttcaggactgaaagcgaaaagggaagatgccagaataaaaatgtgggggaggggagggaggctagctagaaggtgataggtgaattcaGTTGgatggaaaggtaaaaggctggagaggacaaatctgattggagagtagagtggaccataggagaaagggatggaggagggaacCGATGGGAGGTGATCAGCAGGTGAAAAGAAATAAGAGGCCAGaaaggggaatagaagaagaggggagggagagggtaaaagatgttttactggaaggagaaattgatatctttgccatcaggttggaggctacctaaacggaatataaggtgttgctcctccatgctgaggatggcctcatcttggcacaagaggaagccttGCACCAACATGTGtcactttggacttccagcatcagcagtctttctcatgtttatttatttactagttcatttattgttgttattattatatgtttttgttttgtattctCACAGTTCGTctccttttgctcattggttgttggTTAGTCTTTGGGTGTAGTTTTTCTTTGacgctattgtatttctttttattactgttaatgtctacaagaaaatgaatctcagggtaatgtaTGGTGTCATatacgtacattgataataaatttactttgaactttaaactttcatCCCTGGGAATCCCCAGCCCAGGAACGCTCAAAGTGGAGAGGGACATTCTGGGAGGGGAGATGACAACCTTACCTCCATCCACTGGGAGCAAACAGCAGCCTCATGTTCTCAAACTACTCATGCCACCAGTTATATCCAGGCCCATGTATTGAAGttccagttcaagtttattatctctGGAATACTTACCAGTGTATAACTGCCATGAAACTTAGTTGTGTGCATccgcagcacagtacattacaaatatAAATTACACAAACTTAAATTTATATATAACTTACTCAACAGACAAAACTAAACATCACATTAGTGCAAGTTGGGGAAAATATGTTCCAAGGTAGAATAAGGGCCTTTCCTGCCATTTAAGGATTTGTTGGCAGCAGGGAAGAAGCAGTTGTTGAACCTTGagatgtgggccttcaggctcctgtacgtcctgcctgaaagtagcaatgagaacagggtgtCCAGATGGTGTGAACCTAGTGCTGGATGTTGCTTACCAACTGTCTCAGGAAAGAAAGCATGCATCTCCCATCCTGAGGATCTGCCTCAGATTGACTGAGATCGAAAAGGTGGTGAGATGGGTGCTTTGGAGGTCCTACCGAAGAACTCTCGATGACCTCACAAGTCCAACTGTGGGTGTCAAATGAAGCTTTGATAAGTGACACGGCAGTCAAACTCAACCAGTCTTACTGATCTTGGAAACTCTATAGGAGCTTAACCAAAACTAAATATCATCTATCTGAATAGTGTTATTACAGTTTGTGACTCACCCACTTCTTGGGTACATCTAACTGGTTGTTAATGATATAGACAGTTCCAACATCAGCTTGCAAAGGGAAGGGAGGGTCTTTCTTCaataagaatggggggggggcaaaTTAACTATCGCTATTTCCCATTGAAAAATGAAACAATTACTAACTGAAAACAGGCTAAAATATTCCATTTCATGGGAGATGCAGTTATCTACAATAAGAGTTCCAGATACATACGAACTGTGAAATAAATTGAGACAGCAAACGATTTTTTAACAGCACTGCCACTGTGGTTAACAAATTCCAAGTGATTTTGACAGACTACTTATAAATCGGGAGGGTAAAAGAAGAGAGTCGTATTTTAAGTTTCAGCAACTGAACGGTGATGGAGCTGCAAACATTGTGGTGTGCTCCCGGAGGGTGCGGCCGAGAGCTGGTGGTGGTCAGGCCGGGTGTACTTGTAGCTGTTCGCCTTACACAGTGACAAGTCTTCGAAGGCACAAAAGAGAAATAGGCACCCGCGGAATAAACAGGGATGATGGTTTCAGTCTTCGCAGACCTCGGGCTTCGGAGCACACAACAGCGTCTCAGTGCCGTCTCGGAACATCAACCCCCTTTTTTTACTCACCCAGTCACATTCTCATCCGCCCCCATCTCCAAGTTGCCGTTGCACTTGGCAAGACCCGGGGGCATGGCCACCAGCCACAGCCTCATCTCTCCCCCCAACCTTcccaaacagagagagagagagagagaaagagagagagagagagagacagagagagagagagagagagagagaaagagagagagagagagatagagagagagagagagagagggagagggagagggagagagagagagagagagagagacagagagctaCAATTTAAACACGCACCATTCAGATTCTGGGAGAAATTGCATTAAGTAAAATTACGTTGATGCATGTTTTCAAGAAGTAAATCTGGCATGTCGTAATGCAGCAAGGGCGCATAACTCCAAAGGACCCTTGGCGTTCGAGGGGAGGGGGGGGCACTGAGTCAAGAATTGTTACTTCGCTTTGCAAGGGAGGGGGTtaagagggaggaaggggagagctgTCAGTAGGGCTGATACAGAGAGCAGATCAGCGTGAAACTCAGAGGGAGGGGAGTTTTGGAAggcggaggggagaggagggtggtggtagtggtggtgggggggggggttcttatTAGAACGCGTCAGAAGCAGCGGACCTACACAGTGGCGCGCTGGGATGGGAAAGGCGCGTGTGCGTTGCTGTTGAAGTTCCAGTCTTGTCTGTGAGAGGGGAAGGGTAGCGGGAGCGTTGCTGAGCCTGAGCTGCAGGTTCGGATGAAACGGCAGGAGCCCCCCCTCGGAACTGGGCAGCAGAGCAGGAGGGAGGCGGCGCGGCGCTGGGCCAGCCCAGGAATGGGTACCGAAGGCAGGGGCGTGGAGGGATCATCACCCGGGCAAACTTCGCCTCGCCCCCAGCCTTCCCGTGCCGTTCCATGGCTAGCCTGACGGGCTGCCCAGTGCACGGCGCTCCGCTTCCCTGGGGAACTCATTGCTATTCATGGATATCAGCGACCCCGACTCTCTGCCAGTTACAAGCTATCATGCAGCCGGTGGAATAGCAGAGAGAGCGGAATAAGCAGCAGGGATTGGGACCCGCGGCAACAGCATGGGTGAGTGAGGCacctgtttaacccctttcctaACCAGGAGTCGTATTTTCCATTATTATTATCTATGTAGCCGGATTTGACATCTGCATCGTTTAACAAAATAAACAGTGCATTGATTGGCGCGGTTCCCCCTCTGTCGTGGGCTGCTCAAAATAATAACCGGCGTTCATTAACTAATCTTGCGCTCTGGGACATCTGAATGCAACACATATTGCGCCGACGGCTTGTGTTTGCCCTCTCTAATCGgcgctcttctctctctctctctctctctctctctctctctctctctctctctctctctctctctctctctctctctctctctctctctctctctctctctctctctctctctcactcccgtcCTTGCAGGTTTCATGAAATATATCATTGCTCCAAGATCTGTGCTGGTCCTGGTTCCCGCGGTGTTACTGACGGCGCTGTCCGGTGCTGAGAGAGTGTGCCCGAGGACATGTCGCTGCGATGGAAAGATAGTCTACTGCGAGTCCCAGGCGTTGCAAGAAATCCCGAGGAACATTTCCTCGGGGTCGCTCGGTCTCTCCCTCCGGTACAACAGCATCAAGTCCCTTAAACCCAACCAGTTCTCCGGGCTAAACCAACTCACCTGGCTCTATCTGGATCACAACTATGTCAACGCGGTGGACGAGAACGCGTTCCAAGGCATCCGCCGGCTGAAAGAGTTAATTCTCAGCTCTAACAAGATCACTCGGCTGCACAATGGCACCTTCCACCCGGTGCCCAATCTACGCAACTTGGATCTCTCCTACAATAAGATGCACGTCTTGCAGTCGCTGCAGTTCAAGGGTTTAAGGAAACTTCAGAGCCTGCACCTGAGATCGAACTCGTTGAAAGCTATACCGGTCCGGGCTTTTCAGGACTGCCGTAACTTGGAGTTCTTGGACCTTGGTTACAACCGGCTCCGCAGTCTGGCGCGGAATGCCTTCGCCGGCCTCATGAAGCTAACCGAGTTACATTTGGAGCATAACCAGTTCTCCAAGGTCAACCTCGCGCACTTCCCACGTTTGTCCAGCCTGCGGACTCTCTATCTCCAATGGAACAGGATCAGGGTTTTCAGCCAAGGGATGTCATGGACATGGAGCTCGCTGCAGAAGTTGGACTTGTCCGGGAACGAGATCCAAGCCATTGTGCCCGGCGTGTTCCAGTGTGTGCCCAACCTGCACAGTCTCCACCTCAACTCCAACAAGCTCACCACCATCAGCCAGGAGATCCTCAGCTCCTGGAACTCCCTGACAACCATCAGCCTCTCTTCCAACATCTGGGAGTGCAACAGGAATATCTGCTCGCTGGTCAACTGGCTGAAAAACTTCCAAGGCTACAGGGAGAGTGCCATGATTTGTGCAGGGCCCAAGTCTCTCCAGGGCTACAACGTCATGGAAGCCGTTGACCACTACAAAATCTGTGCTGGGGTCACCCCGGTTGTCACCCAGAGGCCACAAGGCTCGAAGACAACCCACAGGGCTCTCACTCCCAAGCCGACTGCCGTGGTCAGTAAGCCTCAGCCCCCTGTCTCCATCCATCCTTCCAACGAATCTATCCCTGACCTGGAGCATGACTTTGAACATGTCTCCTTTCACAAGATAATTGCGGGGAGTGTGGCGCTCTTCCTGTCCGTAACCATGATCTTGTTGGTGATCTACGTCTCCTGGAAGAGGTACCCGGCCAGCATGAAGCAGCTGCAACAGCGGTCCCTGATGAAGAGGCGCcggaaaaagaagagagagtgcgagagacaAATTAACTCTCCCTTGCAAGAGTACTATGTGGACTACAAGCCAACCAACTCCGAAACGGTGGACGTATTGGTCAATGGAACGGCGGCAGGCACCTACAGACCCGGCTCAAGGGAATGTGAGGTAGGCAGTATTTTCCTTGGGGAGGAGGGCCTCTGAGGCTTTGGTTGGGGGTAAGGTGTGAGCATCTTAGTCTGAACTTCCCCCATCTACAGTTGTGAACACCTGGTCTTGCGTTGTTGCTGCTACTGAACGTACAATTCGGGTACAAGTGTGTGAATCAGTGCCAACTTTCAGCCACTTCTGCCAACAGATGACAGGCCCATGGTCTGGTGTATCAACAGTGTGGCAGAGGTGGGATATCAAATGAGTAACACAGCCTGCACACTGCTGTTAGCCAGATTTCTTGTTACAAGGTGGTGGTTGAATGCAGTACACTACAAGTTTGTGGTTAATAAACAAAAAAATAGAATTCAAATGATTTTCACTCAGGTAAAGGTTCTCCATGCCTTCCACCTTCTTTGGAATTGGTCAGGCAGGTCTTTGCCAATTTGTTCCATGTGTGACACTGGTGCTTTTTGTCCTCTTTGCACGCCTTCTGTGTAGCCAGTGGTATGATGGCATAATGATACTATAACAATTGAGGGACAAACATCCAAGGCATGAATTAAAATTATAATTGTTAATTAAATTATAATTGAAAAGGCAGTGATAGCCATGGAGCTACTGGATTGTCATCAAGAACCATCTGGCTCACTTCGGGGGCAGGAATGTGCCATTTTTACCGGGTCtggcctatatgtgactccagtcccAACATGGTTGACTGCCAGAATAGAGCAGCAGGCCATTCATGGGCTTCAAATCAGTTTTCTTGTTTTGACACAGAAGGAGGTAATTTGGCCCTCTATTCCAATGCTTGAAATTGCCCAGGAGAGCCCCCTCCCTGTGAACGAATGGTAAAGGAAATCCCGTCCCTATAGGCAGCTTCTGCAGTTGAGGTGGGAGCAGAAGTGACGTGCGTGCATCCAGTTTCATGCCAGTGCCCTGAAAAAGATTCTGCCCTGTTAATGAAAATGTATTAATCCATCTGCCAAGGTGCCTGTCAATCACTCGTGATGTGACAGTACCCTGGGTGTTGATGTTCAACCATCTATTAAACAGTGCAGGAGTGGCGACTGTACATCAAGCAAATGAAGCTTgtcattttattattttcatgCAGCCTGTTTATTTGCCAGAATCAGATCTTACTTTCCATTAACAAAGAAAGGGCAGTGACTTGACCAGATACACGTGAACAATTCCAATCAGATAAACATGAATCCATCTTTTTAGCATGTTGTGTAGGCCAGTTGCAGTTGGAGTCATTCTTATAAACAGACCATGCAACAGCTGCCTAATGGAATTGGCGCCGAAGTAATGTAATGGTATGGGGACCTTCTGCGATGGAACACCTGCATATCAAAACAgaagaaatcctgcagatgctggaaatccaaagcatcatttacaaaatgccggaggaacccagtaggtcgggcagcagctgtggagtggaataaatagtcgccgtttcgggccaaaacccttcttcaggtctggaaaagaaggggagagatgccagaataagaaggcggagGAGGTGAAGCAGGATgtctagaaggtgattggtgaagccaagtgggaggGGAAGTTAAAGGGATAgaaaggaagaaatctgataggaggggagagtggaccatgggaaaaagaggAAAAGGAGGGGTACCAGgcagaagtgataggcaggtgagaagaggtagcaGGCCAGAGTGGgtaatagaagagggaaggggaaaggactTTCtttttacctgaaggagaaattgatgttcatgctatcagattagaggctacccagatggaatgtaaggtgttggtCTTCCACCTTGAGATTAGTCTCATCATGGCACATGAAGAAGCCATGAACTGAGATGTCGGAAGAGGAGTGGAAATAAGTATTAAAATGGcaggccactgggaagttccacttttggtagATGGAGAggaagtg comes from Mobula hypostoma chromosome 8, sMobHyp1.1, whole genome shotgun sequence and encodes:
- the LOC134351029 gene encoding leucine-rich repeat transmembrane neuronal protein 4 isoform X3, whose protein sequence is MGFMKYIIAPRSVLVLVPAVLLTALSGAERVCPRTCRCDGKIVYCESQALQEIPRNISSGSLGLSLRYNSIKSLKPNQFSGLNQLTWLYLDHNYVNAVDENAFQGIRRLKELILSSNKITRLHNGTFHPVPNLRNLDLSYNKMHVLQSLQFKGLRKLQSLHLRSNSLKAIPVRAFQDCRNLEFLDLGYNRLRSLARNAFAGLMKLTELHLEHNQFSKVNLAHFPRLSSLRTLYLQWNRIRVFSQGMSWTWSSLQKLDLSGNEIQAIVPGVFQCVPNLHSLHLNSNKLTTISQEILSSWNSLTTISLSSNIWECNRNICSLVNWLKNFQGYRESAMICAGPKSLQGYNVMEAVDHYKICAGVTPVVTQRPQGSKTTHRALTPKPTAVVSKPQPPVSIHPSNESIPDLEHDFEHVSFHKIIAGSVALFLSVTMILLVIYVSWKRYPASMKQLQQRSLMKRRRKKKRECERQINSPLQEYYVDYKPTNSETVDVLVNGTAAGTYRPGSRECETPLPMNITAFYNYDQPLVGYCKAHQTLHIHKRYETPVQEEAEPSNVEPGVNRNIISTVARSAIPNIHLEPPHSP
- the LOC134351029 gene encoding leucine-rich repeat transmembrane neuronal protein 4 isoform X1, coding for MGFMKYIIAPRSVLVLVPAVLLTALSGAERVCPRTCRCDGKIVYCESQALQEIPRNISSGSLGLSLRYNSIKSLKPNQFSGLNQLTWLYLDHNYVNAVDENAFQGIRRLKELILSSNKITRLHNGTFHPVPNLRNLDLSYNKMHVLQSLQFKGLRKLQSLHLRSNSLKAIPVRAFQDCRNLEFLDLGYNRLRSLARNAFAGLMKLTELHLEHNQFSKVNLAHFPRLSSLRTLYLQWNRIRVFSQGMSWTWSSLQKLDLSGNEIQAIVPGVFQCVPNLHSLHLNSNKLTTISQEILSSWNSLTTISLSSNIWECNRNICSLVNWLKNFQGYRESAMICAGPKSLQGYNVMEAVDHYKICAGVTPVVTQRPQGSKTTHRALTPKPTAVVSKPQPPVSIHPSNESIPDLEHDFEHVSFHKIIAGSVALFLSVTMILLVIYVSWKRYPASMKQLQQRSLMKRRRKKKRECERQINSPLQEYYVDYKPTNSETVDVLVNGTAAGTYRPGSRECEIQHIFSKIRRPNLLTTLQTPLPMNITAFYNYDQPLVGYCKAHQTLHIHKRYETPVQEEAEPSNVEPGVNRNIISTVARSAIPNIHLEPPHSP
- the LOC134351029 gene encoding leucine-rich repeat transmembrane neuronal protein 4 isoform X2 codes for the protein MGFMKYIIAPRSVLVLVPAVLLTALSGAERVCPRTCRCDGKIVYCESQALQEIPRNISSGSLGLSLRYNSIKSLKPNQFSGLNQLTWLYLDHNYVNAVDENAFQGIRRLKELILSSNKITRLHNGTFHPVPNLRNLDLSYNKMHVLQSLQFKGLRKLQSLHLRSNSLKAIPVRAFQDCRNLEFLDLGYNRLRSLARNAFAGLMKLTELHLEHNQFSKVNLAHFPRLSSLRTLYLQWNRIRVFSQGMSWTWSSLQKLDLSGNEIQAIVPGVFQCVPNLHSLHLNSNKLTTISQEILSSWNSLTTISLSSNIWECNRNICSLVNWLKNFQGYRESAMICAGPKSLQGYNVMEAVDHYKICAGVTPVVTQRPQGSKTTHRALTPKPTAVVSKPQPPVSIHPSNESIPDLEHDFEHVSFHKIIAGSVALFLSVTMILLVIYVSWKRYPASMKQLQQRSLMKRRRKKKRECERQINSPLQEYYVDYKPTNSETVDVLVNGTAAGTYRPGSRECEILPDLLLRGPSRKCAVFTHPAYSDSICQIHCLYRQEEQGQQRPLPLQAKRHPRMGICQPPFIVAGPKPWKFYPTVLWDHLHQ